Proteins found in one Planctomycetes bacterium MalM25 genomic segment:
- the fliN_1 gene encoding Flagellar motor switch protein FliN, with amino-acid sequence MAELTPELADQVLAACTTNGEEAAGAIGRAFDGEYVLKPGEASPAAGLTLEGPGLALAFKFGEESLFAALPAGEGLVPEWVREPDPTGASKLSTLSQELSMLLVPDTLMADVFEAAWVNDLAAALGQAAPAEDATALPIEVACGEKLGQLTLVWAVADAPAALKAPDAEQPADETAEEPTEQADTAPTEDSKPRSRVLRWKGPSPRDYRDLPPNAVSALQVKADLAVNLAGKKMPLGEVVEIGPGSIITFDKVCHDPLEIELGGQAIAKGDAVKVGERFGVRITEMILPDERFRPMLPPESA; translated from the coding sequence GTGGCCGAACTGACGCCCGAACTCGCCGACCAAGTGCTCGCCGCCTGCACCACGAACGGTGAGGAGGCGGCCGGGGCGATCGGACGCGCCTTCGACGGCGAGTACGTCCTCAAGCCGGGCGAGGCGTCGCCCGCCGCCGGGCTGACGCTCGAAGGGCCCGGGCTGGCTTTGGCTTTCAAGTTCGGCGAGGAGAGCCTCTTCGCCGCCCTGCCGGCGGGCGAGGGGCTCGTGCCCGAGTGGGTCCGCGAGCCGGACCCGACCGGGGCGAGCAAGCTGAGCACGCTGTCGCAAGAGCTGAGCATGCTGCTCGTGCCCGACACGCTGATGGCGGACGTGTTCGAAGCGGCCTGGGTCAATGACCTGGCCGCCGCGCTCGGGCAAGCCGCGCCGGCCGAGGACGCGACCGCCCTGCCGATCGAGGTCGCCTGTGGCGAGAAGCTCGGCCAGCTGACGCTCGTCTGGGCGGTTGCGGACGCGCCGGCGGCGCTCAAGGCCCCCGACGCCGAACAGCCCGCGGACGAAACGGCGGAAGAACCCACCGAACAAGCCGACACGGCGCCGACGGAAGATTCGAAGCCGCGCTCGCGCGTGCTGCGTTGGAAAGGCCCCTCGCCCCGCGACTACCGCGACTTGCCGCCGAACGCCGTGAGCGCGCTGCAGGTGAAGGCCGACTTGGCGGTCAACCTGGCGGGCAAGAAGATGCCGCTTGGCGAGGTGGTGGAGATCGGCCCGGGGTCGATCATCACCTTCGACAAGGTGTGCCACGATCCGTTGGAGATTGAACTCGGCGGCCAAGCAATCGCCAAAGGCGACGCCGTAAAAGTCGGCGAACGGTTCGGAGTACGGATCACGGAGATGATCCTGCCGGACGAGCGTTTCCGTCCGATGCTCCCGCCCGAGAGCGCGTGA
- the nadA gene encoding Quinolinate synthase A, with protein sequence MSILAVQPPLDGVKPYKSLPNDELQARIQAVRDELGPRLLILGHHYQQDEVIELADLRGDSYQLSQMAADSSECEMIAFCGVHFMAETADILANRPEKLAERDGRRVSVTLPDLAAGCSMADMAGIAQIEDAWDQLSEVIDTERLIPVTYINSAASLKAFVGRHGGIVCTSSNARAAIEWAFDKSNGGKGGDRVMFFPDQHLGRNTAMGMGIDEDLMPVWNPHEDDLGGNTEEALQKSKVILWRGWCSVHQMFKAEHVELFRKNHEGIKILVHPECPREVFELADESGSTGAIIKAVRNAPAGTKWAIGTELHLVNRLKQEHPEQEIHFLSPVVCMCATMYRIDLAHLCWTLENFAAGTPINTIEVDEGTAKWSLVALERMLEVK encoded by the coding sequence ATGTCGATCCTCGCCGTTCAACCGCCGCTCGACGGCGTGAAACCGTACAAGTCGCTCCCCAACGACGAGCTCCAGGCCCGCATCCAGGCGGTCCGCGACGAGCTGGGGCCCCGGCTCCTGATCCTGGGCCACCACTACCAGCAGGACGAGGTCATCGAGCTGGCCGACCTGCGGGGCGACAGCTACCAGCTCAGCCAGATGGCCGCCGACAGCAGCGAGTGCGAGATGATCGCCTTCTGTGGCGTCCACTTCATGGCCGAAACCGCCGACATCCTCGCCAACCGGCCCGAGAAGCTCGCCGAGCGCGACGGCCGCCGCGTGAGCGTCACGCTCCCCGACCTCGCCGCCGGCTGCAGCATGGCCGACATGGCGGGCATCGCGCAGATCGAGGACGCGTGGGATCAGCTCTCCGAGGTGATCGACACCGAGCGCCTCATCCCGGTCACCTACATCAACTCCGCCGCGAGCCTCAAGGCGTTCGTCGGCCGGCACGGCGGGATCGTCTGCACGAGCAGCAACGCGCGGGCGGCGATCGAATGGGCCTTCGACAAGTCCAATGGAGGGAAGGGGGGCGACCGCGTGATGTTCTTCCCCGACCAGCACCTCGGCCGCAACACGGCGATGGGGATGGGCATCGACGAGGATCTCATGCCGGTCTGGAACCCGCACGAGGACGACCTGGGCGGCAACACGGAGGAGGCGCTGCAGAAGTCGAAGGTCATCCTGTGGCGCGGCTGGTGCAGCGTTCATCAAATGTTCAAGGCGGAGCACGTCGAGCTGTTCCGCAAGAACCACGAGGGGATCAAGATCCTCGTGCACCCCGAGTGCCCGCGCGAGGTCTTCGAGCTGGCCGACGAGTCGGGCAGCACCGGCGCCATCATCAAGGCGGTACGCAACGCGCCCGCCGGCACGAAGTGGGCGATCGGAACCGAGCTGCACCTGGTGAACCGGCTGAAGCAGGAGCACCCGGAGCAGGAGATCCACTTCCTGAGTCCCGTCGTCTGCATGTGCGCGACGATGTACCGCATCGACCTGGCGCACCTCTGCTGGACCCTAGAGAACTTCGCCGCCGGCACGCCGATTAACACGATCGAGGTCGACGAGGGGACCGCGAAATGGAGCCTCGTGGCGCTCGAGCGGATGCTCGAGGTGAAGTGA
- a CDS encoding iron-sulfur cluster assembly scaffold protein — translation MDKPAWADKDKLGRAIAAEERLLKHGVVTWGAVVQANNALFQPGVENAPLQILYAIKSDVEVSDLSSYASRIYDLKEGSATNSEEAKIGEVLADEFITIYGKKLPQSLSGDAALATSAMYLCRHHLPCGYLLHGWFPILVEKRSGLAIVVPFDYWPEELLALWQRPINEQASELEDWLNQVAVANAGSVKRFLEFWLKVCRGEPIGKEEVPLLPVVLTESSANYLRDLCAQPGGDGKDGMLPIRVSVAGSAVGAMHTSVDYESEPIDRKRDVTYKHHGVQLVISRKALPYVMGTKVDYPQADGSHPVLEINNPNFD, via the coding sequence ATGGATAAGCCTGCATGGGCAGATAAAGACAAGCTAGGGAGGGCTATCGCAGCAGAGGAACGCCTGTTGAAGCACGGCGTCGTGACATGGGGTGCTGTAGTACAAGCGAACAACGCTTTGTTTCAGCCGGGAGTCGAGAACGCTCCTTTGCAGATACTATATGCGATCAAGAGTGACGTTGAGGTTTCTGATCTATCTTCGTACGCCTCTCGTATCTATGACCTCAAAGAAGGGTCGGCAACCAATAGCGAGGAAGCCAAAATTGGTGAAGTCTTAGCCGACGAGTTCATCACAATCTACGGGAAGAAGTTGCCACAGAGTCTCTCAGGCGACGCCGCATTGGCGACTTCAGCTATGTACCTCTGTCGACATCATTTGCCCTGCGGCTATCTGCTGCATGGCTGGTTTCCGATTTTGGTTGAGAAACGGTCGGGCTTGGCTATCGTTGTGCCGTTTGATTATTGGCCTGAAGAGTTGTTGGCGCTTTGGCAAAGACCAATCAACGAGCAAGCTTCTGAGCTAGAAGATTGGCTGAATCAAGTGGCCGTAGCCAACGCCGGATCAGTCAAACGATTCCTTGAGTTTTGGTTGAAAGTCTGTCGTGGCGAGCCAATTGGCAAAGAGGAAGTTCCATTGCTGCCGGTCGTTTTGACCGAATCGTCAGCTAACTACTTGAGAGACCTATGCGCACAACCAGGGGGAGATGGTAAAGACGGCATGCTGCCGATACGTGTTTCCGTAGCGGGATCTGCAGTCGGAGCAATGCACACATCGGTTGACTACGAGAGCGAGCCGATCGATCGCAAAAGAGACGTGACCTACAAGCATCACGGAGTGCAACTCGTGATATCTAGAAAGGCATTGCCTTATGTCATGGGGACGAAGGTGGATTATCCGCAGGCAGATGGGTCGCATCCCGTTTTGGAGATCAACAATCCTAACTTCGACTAA